The genomic window TGCCTGCTGTGCTCTGGAATCGGGAATTCCGCAAGGAAGCCAGGAAAAACAAGTCATCCCCCCTGACCATCGCCCTGCAGAGGCTGGATGGCACTGTTTTCCTCTTCAAAACTGCCATTTTACCCCACACGGAAAAAAACAAACCGTATAACATCAAGTATGTCGAACGGCTGATCAAATTTCTGCTCTGGCAGAAGGGCGGTTACAAGATCATTCTGGACGGGGACAGGGAAATGACCAGGGAAATCGGGGAAATATACAGCCGGAATGGAGCCAGAAGCTTTGACTGGGACTTCATCGGCCGGAGGATTTTCGGGAAAAGAATTGAAGTCGAATCTCTGCCAAGTGAGAAAATGCCTGTTGAAAATAGCTTTTCCACTGCTCTGGGCCGTAATCTGGAAGGCTGCAGGATCGGATTCGACCTGGGTGGGAGCGATCGGAAATGTGCGGCCCTGATCGAGGGAGAAGTTGTATTTTCAGAAGAAATCGCCTGGAGCCCTTATTTTCAGAAAGATCCTCAATATCATATCGAAGGCATCAATGACAGCCTCAAGCGTGCAGCAGAACATCTTCCCAGAGTTGACGCAATCGGGGGCA from Candidatus Wallbacteria bacterium includes these protein-coding regions:
- a CDS encoding ROK family protein, translated to MKINESVLKVMKFKPELEPDFLPAVLWNREFRKEARKNKSSPLTIALQRLDGTVFLFKTAILPHTEKNKPYNIKYVERLIKFLLWQKGGYKIILDGDREMTREIGEIYSRNGARSFDWDFIGRRIFGKRIEVESLPSEKMPVENSFSTALGRNLEGCRIGFDLGGSDRKCAALIEGEVVFSEEIAWSPYFQKDPQYHIEGINDSLKRAAEHLPRVDAIGGSAAGVYINNEVCVGSLYRGLSEEDFDKHIRRVFFNLRERWDNVPFEVANDGEVAALA